A single Pseudomonas putida DNA region contains:
- the lepB gene encoding signal peptidase I — MSLNFPLLLVIAVFVCGLLGLIDLLFLAPRRRAAIATYQGSVTQPEMAVVERLSKEPLLVEYGKSFFPVLFIVLVLRSFLVEPFQIPSGSMKPTLEVGDFILVNKFSYGIRLPVIDKKVIEVGDPQRGDVMVFRYPSDPNVNYIKRVVGLPGDKISYTSDKRLFVNGQPIAEQLVGAEPGTLGSAELYKEKLGEAEHLIRKEMTRYRMPPDQQWTVPAGHYFMMGDNRDNSNDSRYWDDPKIPKELHGMVPDRNIVGKAFAVWMSWPEPKLSHLPNLSRVGLIH; from the coding sequence ATGTCGCTAAATTTCCCGCTGTTGCTAGTCATCGCCGTCTTCGTCTGCGGTCTGCTGGGCTTGATCGATCTGCTGTTCCTGGCCCCGCGCCGGCGGGCAGCGATCGCCACCTACCAGGGCAGCGTCACCCAGCCAGAAATGGCGGTGGTCGAACGCCTGAGCAAGGAGCCGTTGCTGGTCGAGTACGGTAAGTCGTTCTTCCCGGTGCTGTTCATCGTGCTGGTATTGCGCTCGTTCCTGGTCGAGCCGTTCCAGATCCCTTCGGGGTCGATGAAGCCGACCCTGGAAGTGGGCGATTTCATTCTGGTGAACAAGTTCTCCTACGGCATTCGTCTGCCGGTGATCGACAAGAAGGTCATCGAGGTCGGTGACCCGCAACGCGGCGATGTAATGGTGTTCCGCTACCCAAGCGACCCGAACGTCAACTACATCAAGCGCGTGGTCGGCCTGCCGGGCGACAAGATCAGCTACACCAGCGACAAGCGGCTGTTCGTCAACGGCCAGCCGATCGCCGAGCAGCTGGTCGGCGCCGAGCCAGGTACCTTGGGCAGCGCCGAGCTGTACAAGGAAAAGCTCGGCGAAGCCGAGCACCTGATCCGCAAGGAGATGACCCGTTATCGCATGCCGCCGGACCAGCAATGGACCGTGCCTGCCGGCCATTACTTCATGATGGGCGACAACCGCGACAACTCCAACGACAGCCGTTACTGGGATGACCCGAAAATCCCGAAAGAACTGCACGGCATGGTTCCGGACCGGAACATCGTCGGCAAGGCCTTCGCGGTATGGATGAGCTGGCCAGAGCCAAAACTCAGCCACTTGCCCAACCTGTCGCGGGTCGGCCTGATCCATTGA
- the rnc gene encoding ribonuclease III, which translates to MSASLARLERKLGYTFKNQEQMLLALTHRSYAGRNNERLEFLGDAILNFVAGEALFERFPQAREGQLSRLRARLVKGETLARLARGFDLGDYLRLGSGELKSGGFRRESILADALEALIGAIYLDADMQTARERVLAWLTDEFEGLTLVDTNKDPKTRLQEFLQSRSCELPRYEVVDIQGEPHCRTFFVECEVVLLNNKSRGQGVSRRIAEQVAAAAALIALGVENGND; encoded by the coding sequence ATGAGTGCTTCCCTTGCCCGTCTCGAGCGCAAGCTCGGCTACACCTTCAAGAACCAGGAGCAGATGCTGCTGGCCCTGACTCACCGCAGCTACGCCGGGCGCAACAACGAGCGCCTGGAGTTCCTCGGTGACGCCATTCTCAACTTCGTCGCCGGCGAGGCGCTGTTCGAGCGCTTCCCGCAGGCCCGCGAAGGCCAGCTGTCGCGCCTGCGCGCCCGTCTGGTCAAGGGCGAGACCCTGGCCCGCCTGGCCCGTGGTTTCGACCTGGGCGATTACCTGCGCCTGGGCTCGGGTGAGCTCAAGAGCGGTGGCTTCCGCCGTGAATCGATCCTGGCCGACGCCCTGGAGGCGCTGATCGGGGCAATCTATCTGGACGCGGACATGCAGACCGCGCGCGAGCGTGTCCTCGCCTGGCTGACCGACGAGTTCGAAGGCCTGACCCTGGTCGACACCAACAAGGACCCGAAAACCCGCCTGCAGGAATTCCTGCAATCGCGCAGCTGCGAGCTGCCGCGTTACGAGGTGGTCGATATCCAGGGCGAACCGCACTGCCGTACCTTCTTCGTCGAATGCGAAGTGGTGCTGCTGAACAACAAGAGCCGTGGCCAGGGCGTCAGCCGGCGTATCGCCGAGCAAGTCGCCGCCGCTGCTGCATTGATCGCCCTGGGCGTGGAGAATGGCAATGACTGA
- the era gene encoding GTPase Era produces MTDNNPTRCGYVAIVGRPNVGKSTLLNHILGQKLAITSRKPQTTRHNMLGIKTEGDVQAIYVDTPGMHKANDKALNRYMNRNASAALKDVDVVIFVVDRTKWTDEDQLVLERVQYVTGPLIIAVNKTDRMEEKADLIPHLQWLQEQLPNAEVMPISAQQGHNLEALEAQIAKHLPENDHFFPEDQITDRSSRFLAAELVREKIMRQLGAELPYQITVEIEEFKQQGHVLHIHALILVERDGQKKIIIGDKGERIKRIGSEARKDMEVLFDSKVMLNLWVKVKGGWSDDERALRSLGYGDL; encoded by the coding sequence ATGACTGATAACAATCCGACCCGCTGCGGTTACGTGGCCATCGTCGGCCGCCCGAACGTGGGCAAGTCGACCCTGCTCAACCACATCCTCGGCCAGAAGCTGGCGATCACCTCGCGCAAGCCGCAGACCACTCGCCACAACATGCTCGGCATCAAGACCGAGGGTGACGTGCAGGCGATCTACGTGGATACCCCGGGCATGCACAAGGCCAACGACAAGGCCTTGAATCGCTACATGAACCGCAACGCCTCGGCGGCCCTGAAGGACGTCGACGTGGTGATCTTCGTGGTCGACCGCACCAAATGGACCGACGAGGACCAGCTGGTGCTCGAGCGCGTGCAGTACGTGACCGGCCCACTGATCATTGCGGTCAACAAGACCGACCGCATGGAAGAGAAGGCCGATTTGATCCCGCACCTGCAGTGGCTGCAGGAGCAACTGCCAAACGCTGAAGTGATGCCGATTTCCGCGCAGCAGGGCCACAACCTGGAAGCGCTGGAAGCCCAGATCGCCAAGCACCTGCCGGAAAACGATCATTTCTTCCCTGAAGACCAGATCACCGACCGCAGCAGCCGCTTCCTCGCCGCCGAACTGGTGCGCGAGAAGATCATGCGCCAGCTGGGCGCAGAGCTGCCGTACCAGATCACCGTGGAAATCGAAGAGTTCAAGCAGCAGGGCCACGTGCTGCACATCCATGCACTGATCCTGGTCGAGCGTGATGGCCAGAAGAAGATCATCATTGGTGACAAGGGCGAGCGTATCAAACGCATTGGTTCTGAAGCACGCAAGGACATGGAAGTGCTGTTCGACTCCAAGGTCATGCTCAACCTCTGGGTCAAGGTCAAAGGCGGCTGGTCCGACGACGAGCGCGCCCTGCGTTCGCTGGGCTATGGCGACCTCTAA
- the recO gene encoding DNA repair protein RecO, with protein sequence MDQPTPQPAYVLHSRAYKETSALVDFFTPQGRVRAVLRRARGKGGSLVRPFVPLEVELFGKGELKNVRRLDTVGIAAWLNGDALFSGLYLNELLMRLLPAEAPQPELFEHYALTLQALAEGRPLEPLLRSFEWRLLEDLGYTFSLSHDINDDPVEADGLYRLRVDAGLERVYLAQPGLFNGRELLALAQADWDAPGALLAAKRLMRQALAVHLGPKPLVSRELFRKR encoded by the coding sequence ATGGACCAACCCACCCCTCAGCCGGCCTACGTCCTGCACAGCCGCGCCTACAAGGAAACCAGTGCACTGGTGGACTTCTTCACGCCGCAGGGCCGCGTGCGTGCGGTGCTGCGCCGTGCACGCGGCAAGGGTGGCAGCCTGGTGCGGCCATTCGTACCGCTGGAAGTGGAACTGTTCGGCAAGGGCGAGCTGAAGAACGTCAGGCGCCTGGACACCGTCGGCATCGCCGCCTGGCTTAATGGCGACGCGCTGTTCAGCGGCCTCTACCTCAACGAACTGCTGATGCGCCTGCTGCCCGCCGAGGCGCCGCAGCCGGAGCTGTTCGAGCATTACGCCCTGACCCTGCAGGCATTGGCCGAGGGCAGGCCGCTGGAGCCGTTGCTGCGCTCTTTCGAATGGCGGCTGCTGGAAGACCTGGGTTACACCTTTTCGCTCAGCCACGACATCAACGACGACCCGGTCGAAGCCGACGGCCTGTACCGCCTGCGGGTCGATGCCGGCCTTGAGCGCGTGTACCTGGCCCAGCCTGGCCTGTTCAATGGCCGCGAGCTGCTGGCCCTGGCCCAGGCCGACTGGGACGCACCTGGTGCGTTGCTGGCGGCCAAGCGCCTGATGCGCCAGGCATTGGCGGTGCACCTGGGGCCAAAACCGCTGGTCAGCCGGGAACTGTTTCGCAAGCGCTGA
- the pdxJ gene encoding pyridoxine 5'-phosphate synthase, with product MLLGVNIDHVATLRQARGTRYPDPVKAALDAEEAGADGITVHLREDRRHIQERDVLLLKDVLQTRMNFEMGVTEEMMAFAEKIRPAHICLVPETRQELTTEGGLDVAGQEARIKAAVERLSRTGAEVSLFIDADERQIEASRRVGAPAIELHTGRYADAETPTEVAEELQRIVDGVAIGVGQGLVVNAGHGLHYHNVEAVAAIKGINELNIGHALVAHALFVGFKAAVAEMKALIVAASR from the coding sequence ATGCTTCTTGGCGTCAACATCGACCACGTGGCGACCCTGCGCCAGGCCCGCGGCACCCGCTACCCGGACCCGGTCAAGGCTGCACTGGATGCCGAGGAAGCAGGCGCCGATGGCATCACCGTGCACCTGCGTGAAGACCGCCGGCACATCCAGGAGCGCGACGTGCTGCTGCTCAAGGACGTGCTGCAGACGCGCATGAACTTCGAAATGGGCGTCACCGAAGAGATGATGGCCTTTGCCGAGAAAATCCGCCCGGCGCATATCTGCCTGGTCCCCGAGACCCGCCAGGAACTGACCACCGAGGGTGGCCTGGATGTGGCTGGCCAGGAAGCGCGGATCAAGGCGGCGGTCGAGCGCCTGTCGCGTACCGGTGCTGAAGTGTCGCTGTTCATCGATGCCGACGAGCGGCAGATCGAGGCTTCGCGCCGTGTCGGTGCGCCGGCCATCGAGTTGCACACCGGGCGTTATGCCGATGCCGAAACGCCGACCGAAGTGGCAGAGGAGCTGCAGCGCATCGTCGACGGCGTGGCGATTGGCGTGGGCCAGGGGTTGGTCGTCAATGCCGGCCATGGCCTGCATTACCACAACGTCGAGGCGGTTGCGGCGATCAAGGGCATCAATGAACTGAACATCGGCCATGCGCTGGTTGCGCATGCCTTGTTCGTCGGCTTCAAGGCCGCTGTGGCCGAGATGAAGGCGCTGATCGTCGCGGCTTCGCGCTGA
- a CDS encoding IS110 family transposase translates to MSSSVGIDVSSATLAVHIRPEGVNFSVSNDLKGFQLLVEKLGGYAVSMVLLEATGGYECNVLKALQDADFPVCRINPSRARDFAKSMGKRAKTDPIDAAVLAHLAEVMPPRPCQVMTPERALLRELLMQRDRFVQQRDDDKRRLKQARAISVCLRLEQHIAYLKGEIRALEQEIAQQAAALPDDRVKQLTQVKGIGLITAGKLMALLPELGQVDKKEIAALVGVAPFNQDSGKQSGKRSIWGGRSQVRRALYMACWVVIRHNKDFSERYNALRAQGKCAKVAVVACMRVLIVRLNAMLKTGTPWQEQVVHS, encoded by the coding sequence ATGTCTTCCTCTGTCGGCATCGATGTTTCCAGTGCCACACTTGCCGTTCACATCCGCCCTGAGGGTGTGAACTTCAGTGTTTCCAATGACTTGAAAGGATTTCAACTGCTCGTCGAAAAGCTTGGCGGGTATGCAGTTTCAATGGTTTTGCTCGAAGCTACCGGTGGTTACGAGTGCAATGTCCTCAAAGCGCTGCAGGATGCCGACTTTCCGGTTTGCCGGATCAATCCCAGTCGTGCCCGGGACTTTGCCAAGTCGATGGGTAAACGCGCCAAGACCGATCCCATTGACGCCGCTGTTTTGGCTCACCTGGCTGAAGTGATGCCCCCACGGCCTTGCCAGGTGATGACACCTGAGCGAGCTTTGCTGCGCGAACTGCTTATGCAGCGGGATCGCTTCGTCCAACAGCGCGACGATGACAAGCGGCGTCTGAAGCAGGCGCGGGCTATCAGTGTTTGTTTGCGGTTGGAACAACACATTGCCTATCTGAAGGGTGAAATTCGAGCGCTGGAACAGGAGATCGCACAGCAGGCAGCAGCTTTGCCTGATGATCGTGTCAAACAGCTCACGCAAGTCAAAGGAATTGGTCTGATTACTGCCGGAAAGCTGATGGCCTTGCTGCCAGAGCTGGGCCAGGTGGATAAGAAGGAAATTGCCGCCTTGGTCGGTGTTGCGCCATTCAATCAGGACAGCGGCAAGCAGTCGGGCAAGCGTTCAATCTGGGGTGGGCGCTCACAAGTCAGGCGGGCGCTCTATATGGCCTGTTGGGTGGTGATCCGGCATAACAAAGACTTCAGCGAGCGTTACAACGCGCTGCGAGCGCAGGGGAAATGCGCGAAGGTAGCAGTGGTGGCGTGCATGCGGGTATTGATAGTGCGGCTGAACGCGATGCTCAAGACTGGAACGCCCTGGCAGGAACAGGTAGTTCACTCATAG
- a CDS encoding heavy metal sensor histidine kinase — MKHASLSLRLGLSVTLMGAALVLLLACLAVFALDHELDSRARKDLARKMLQVEHNLRVDLRSEDLGSRAHPLLDLVMGHDNLSLSVLALDGRHPHLLSLGPALESRVGELHTDARLNYHEWRDSSGSQILTVTRQMRLRDDTPVRVMMSLNRADDHALLQAYLHSTLLALPLLLLLIGAGAWWLMQRGLKPLRHFRRIAGQVSAQDLQHRLPATGLPLELAELARSINVMLDRLDQGVRQLSQFSDDLAHELRTPLSNLMGKAQVTLARERESENYREVLEDSIEELTRLNRIINDMLFLAQVSQPQAQVALKPLALADEAAQVSELFAFSAELKHIELRLQGWGTALADRLMFQRALSNLLSNAIRHGPDGQAVKLGIERQGSEVLMWVENQGPGIAEAHWPQLFERFYRVGSGRSRLEGGTGLGLAIVKSIMQLHGGRVEVSSSPSGPTRFTLVFQAE; from the coding sequence GTGAAGCACGCCAGCCTGTCGCTGCGCCTGGGCCTGAGTGTGACCCTGATGGGCGCCGCCCTGGTGCTGCTGCTCGCCTGCCTGGCAGTGTTCGCCCTCGACCACGAACTGGACAGCCGCGCCCGCAAGGACCTGGCGCGCAAGATGTTGCAGGTGGAACACAACCTGCGAGTCGACTTGCGCAGCGAGGACCTTGGCAGCCGTGCCCATCCGTTGCTCGACCTGGTGATGGGCCACGACAACCTCAGCCTCAGCGTGCTGGCCCTCGATGGCCGCCACCCGCACCTGCTCAGCCTCGGCCCTGCACTTGAGTCGCGTGTTGGTGAGTTGCACACCGATGCACGCCTGAACTACCACGAATGGCGTGACAGCAGCGGCAGCCAGATCCTCACCGTCACCCGCCAGATGCGCCTTCGCGACGACACCCCGGTGCGGGTGATGATGTCGCTCAACCGGGCCGATGACCACGCCCTGCTTCAGGCCTACCTGCACTCGACCCTGCTGGCCCTGCCACTGCTGTTGCTGCTGATCGGCGCTGGCGCCTGGTGGCTGATGCAACGAGGCTTGAAGCCACTGCGCCACTTCCGCCGCATTGCCGGGCAGGTCTCTGCCCAGGATCTGCAACATCGCCTGCCCGCCACCGGGCTGCCCCTGGAACTGGCAGAGCTGGCGCGCAGCATCAATGTGATGCTCGACCGCCTGGATCAGGGTGTACGCCAGCTGTCGCAGTTCTCTGACGACCTGGCCCACGAACTGCGCACGCCGCTGAGCAACCTGATGGGCAAGGCCCAGGTCACCCTGGCCCGCGAGCGTGAAAGCGAGAACTACCGGGAGGTGCTGGAAGACAGCATCGAGGAGCTGACCCGGCTCAACCGCATCATCAACGACATGCTGTTCCTCGCCCAGGTCAGCCAGCCGCAGGCACAGGTGGCGCTCAAGCCGCTGGCGTTGGCGGATGAAGCGGCGCAAGTGAGCGAACTGTTTGCCTTCAGTGCCGAGTTGAAGCATATCGAGCTGCGCCTGCAGGGCTGGGGTACGGCGCTGGCAGACCGCTTGATGTTCCAGCGGGCGCTGTCGAATCTGCTGAGCAATGCCATTCGTCACGGACCAGACGGACAGGCGGTGAAGCTGGGCATTGAGCGCCAGGGCAGCGAGGTACTGATGTGGGTGGAGAATCAGGGGCCGGGAATTGCCGAAGCACACTGGCCGCAGTTGTTCGAGCGCTTCTACCGCGTGGGGTCGGGGCGTTCGCGGCTGGAGGGCGGGACGGGTCTGGGGTTGGCGATCGTGAAGTCGATCATGCAGCTGCATGGTGGGCGGGTCGAGGTAAGCAGCAGCCCTTCAGGGCCGACTCGCTTCACACTGGTATTTCAAGCAGAGTGA
- a CDS encoding heavy metal response regulator transcription factor, which yields MRLLIIEDELRTADYLQQGLRENGYVVDCAHTGTDGLHLARQQPYDLIILDVNLPELDGWTVLQRLRAEAATRIMMLTAHGRLADRVKGLDLGADDYLLKPFEFPELLARIRSLLRRNDQQLQPSTLRVADLELDPGRHRAYRAGKRIELTAKEFALLHLLMRQSGEVLSRTQIISLVWDMNFDCDTNVVEVSIRRLRAKIDDPFDDKLIHTLRGVGYVLEARV from the coding sequence ATGCGCCTACTGATCATCGAGGACGAACTGCGTACTGCCGACTACCTGCAACAAGGCCTGCGCGAAAACGGCTACGTGGTCGACTGCGCCCACACCGGCACCGACGGCCTGCACCTGGCACGCCAGCAGCCCTACGACCTGATCATTCTCGACGTCAACCTGCCCGAACTTGACGGCTGGACGGTGCTGCAACGCCTGCGCGCCGAAGCGGCCACGCGCATCATGATGCTCACTGCCCATGGTCGCCTGGCAGACCGGGTCAAAGGCCTGGATCTGGGCGCTGACGACTACCTGCTCAAACCGTTCGAGTTTCCCGAATTGCTGGCCCGCATTCGCAGCCTGCTGCGCCGTAACGACCAGCAACTGCAACCGAGCACCCTGCGCGTCGCCGACCTCGAGCTGGACCCCGGCCGCCACCGCGCCTACCGCGCTGGCAAGCGTATCGAACTGACCGCCAAGGAATTCGCCCTGCTGCACCTGCTGATGCGCCAGAGCGGCGAAGTGCTATCGCGCACGCAGATCATCTCGCTGGTGTGGGACATGAACTTCGATTGCGACACCAATGTGGTCGAAGTCTCGATCCGCCGGCTGCGGGCGAAGATCGACGACCCGTTCGACGACAAGCTGATCCATACCCTGCGCGGCGTTGGTTATGTCCTTGAGGCCCGCGTGTGA